In a single window of the Populus alba chromosome 16, ASM523922v2, whole genome shotgun sequence genome:
- the LOC118051490 gene encoding mitogen-activated protein kinase kinase 3 codes for MAGLEELKKKLTPLFDSEKGFSSDSTLDPSDSYVLSDGGTVNLLSRSYGVYNINELGLQKCTTSPEDETDHSEKTYRCASREMRIFGAIGSGASSVVQRALHIPMHRILALKKINIFEKEKRQQLLTEIRTLCEAPCYEGLVEFHGAFYTPDSGQISIALEYMDGGSLADILRLQKRIPEPVLSHMFQKLLIGLSYLHGVRHLVHRDIKPANLLVNLKGEPKITDFGISAGLENSVAMCATFVGTVTYMSPERIRNDSYSYPADIWSLGLALFECGTGEFPYTANEGPVHLMLQILEDPSPSPSKNNFSPEFCSFIDACLQKDPDTRPTAEQLLSYPFITKYAHTDVDLAAFVQSVFDPTQRMKDLADMLTIHYYLLFDGPEELWQHTKAFYNEGSIFSFSGKQSVGSNDIFATLTNIRSTLAGDWPPERLVHVVEKLQCRAHGEDAVAIRVSGSFVIGNQFLICGDGVQCEGLPNFKDLSIDIPSKRMGTFKEQFIMEPGNAIGRYFIAKQELYIFQDNN; via the exons atgGCTGGGTTGGAGGAGTTAAAAAAGAAGCTTACACCATTGTTTGATTCTGAAAAAGGCTTCTCATCCGATTCAACCTTGGACCCTAGTGATTCTTATGTG CTTTCAGATGGTGGAACCGTAAACTTACTAAGCAGATCATATGGAGTGTACAACATAAATGAGCTGGGATTGCAAAAATGCACTACTTCACCTGAAGATGAAACAGACCATAGCGAAAAGACATATCGATGTGCCTCTCGTGAAATGAGGATTTTTGGAGCAATAGGCAGTGGTGCTAGCAGTGTTGTTCAGAGAGCTCTCCATATTCCTATGCACAGAATTCTCGCcttgaagaaaattaatatttttgaaaag gagaaaagacaacaacttctTACTGAAATACGGACGCTTTGTGAGGCACCTTGTTATGAAGGTCTTGTGGAATTCCATGGAGCATTTTATACTCCTGATTCTGGGCAAATAAGCATAGCTTTAGAATACATGGATGGAGGATCGCTGGCTGATATTTTACGATTGCAGAAAAGAATACCAGAACCAGTGCTTTCACATATGTTTCAAAAGCTTCTAATT GGACTAAGCTACTTGCATGGGGTTAGGCACTTAGTTCACAGAGATATCAAACCAGCAAATCTGCTCGTGAATCTCAAAGGGGAACCAAAAATAACAGATTTTGGGATAAGCGCTGGCCTAGAAAATTCCGTGGCAATG TGTGCTACTTTTGTTGGAACTGTAACATACATGTCACCTGAGCGGATTCGGAATGATAGCTATTCTTATCCAGCTGATATTTGGAGCCTAGGTCTTGCTCTCTTTGAGTGTGGAACAGGGGAATTCCCATACACAGCTAATGAAGGACCTGTCCATCTTATGTTGCAG ATCCTGGAAGACCCTTCACCATCACCatccaaaaacaatttttctccAGAGTTCTGCTCATTTATTGATGCTTGCCTGCAGAAGGATCCAGATACTAGACCAACAGCAGAGCAG CTTCTTTCATACCCATTTATTACAAAGTATGCGCACACTGATGTTGACCTAGCAGCATTTGTCCAGAGTGTGTTTGATCCAACTCAGAGGATGAAGGATTTGGCTGAT ATGCTGACAATACACTATTACTTACTTTTTGATGGGCCTGAAGAACTTTGGCAGCACACAAAGGCCTTCTATAATGAAGGCTCGATATTTAG TTTCTCCGGGAAACAATCTGTCGgttcaaatgatatttttgcaACCTTGACCAACATACGGAGTACATTAGCGGGTGACTGGCCTCCTGAAAGACTTGTTCATGTTGTGGAAAAATTACAGTGCCGCGCTCATGGTGAAGATGCAGTTGCAATCCGCGTCTCAGGATCCTTTGTAATTGGAAATCAGTTTCTCATATGTGGAGATGGTGTGCAATGCGAGGGATTGCCAAATTTTAAGGATCTCTCTATCGACATCCCCAGCAAGCGAATGGGTACATTTAAGGAACAGTTTATCATGGAGCCTGGAAATGCGATCGGGCGTTACTTCATAGCTAAACAAGAGCTCTATATATTTCAGGACAATAACTGA